Proteins encoded together in one Anaerococcus murdochii window:
- the pulA gene encoding type I pullulanase, producing the protein MNLVNNISYKEIKKIKLGATYSKNETTFKVFAPNRDKIDLVITDDYKKVRRDIYPMVKDEMGIFTVSLKGNYDEYFYNYIVEDKYEVTDPYAVSASINSMYSAVIDLGDTNPEGFKESKHPDIKENEAIIYELSVKNYTADQSSGVYNRGKFLGLAEAGTRYKDVKTGLDNIKELGVTHVQVLPIYDFISVDEDHSRFFHDDNYNWGYDPELYFAPEGSYSTNPLNPKSRVREAKEMVKAFHDRGIGVIMDVVFNHTFKTIDSNLNTLAPKYYHRTNPDESFSNGSGCGNELASEKPFVRKLIIDSLVYWAKEYKIDGFRFDLMALIDLETIKIAIKELKKINPNIIIYGEPWMALSSPLAYDQQIWKGRQRSNGFGVFNDDFRDAIKGDVNSYGKGYIQGIFNNKHAIETGIRGSIDIGNGDGFADDASETINYFNCHDNLILYDKLAISLDDTSDINSYVKLALGIIMLSFGKPFIYEGNEFNHSKKNDANSYRSPLYINAINWEDKENNKEIFTYTKDLIALRKSIEAFKYTSYDEIENRLDFIEGLDNSLIGYTLNKEYLVLINVNCHEIFIDHDKLVNYLGSEGYNKIEKIFDKEGMNNISIDISHGINLESLSVNVYKIGEAYGL; encoded by the coding sequence ATGAACTTAGTTAACAATATTAGCTATAAAGAAATAAAAAAAATTAAATTAGGAGCAACTTATTCTAAAAATGAAACTACATTTAAGGTATTTGCTCCAAATCGAGATAAGATTGACCTAGTAATAACGGATGATTATAAAAAAGTTAGAAGAGATATCTATCCAATGGTAAAGGATGAGATGGGGATATTTACTGTTAGTTTAAAGGGAAACTACGACGAATATTTTTATAATTATATTGTTGAAGATAAGTATGAAGTAACAGATCCTTATGCAGTTTCAGCATCGATAAACTCTATGTATTCGGCTGTTATTGATTTGGGGGATACAAATCCAGAAGGATTTAAGGAAAGCAAACATCCTGACATTAAGGAAAATGAAGCTATCATTTATGAGTTAAGTGTAAAAAATTATACTGCTGACCAGTCAAGTGGGGTTTATAATAGGGGTAAGTTTTTAGGGCTTGCAGAAGCTGGTACCAGATACAAGGATGTAAAGACAGGACTTGATAATATAAAAGAGCTTGGTGTGACCCATGTACAAGTTTTACCTATTTATGACTTTATTTCTGTAGATGAAGATCATTCGAGATTTTTCCATGATGATAATTATAATTGGGGTTATGATCCTGAATTATATTTTGCCCCAGAAGGTTCCTACTCAACTAATCCTTTAAATCCAAAATCTAGGGTTAGGGAAGCTAAGGAGATGGTGAAGGCCTTTCACGATAGGGGAATAGGTGTGATTATGGATGTAGTTTTCAACCACACTTTTAAAACTATAGATTCAAACCTAAATACCCTGGCTCCTAAATATTATCACAGGACAAATCCTGATGAGAGTTTTTCAAATGGTTCAGGCTGTGGGAATGAGCTTGCAAGCGAGAAACCATTTGTTAGAAAACTTATTATAGATTCTTTAGTTTATTGGGCAAAGGAATATAAAATTGATGGTTTCAGGTTTGACTTAATGGCTCTTATTGACCTTGAAACTATAAAGATTGCAATAAAAGAGCTAAAGAAAATCAACCCAAATATAATTATATATGGTGAGCCATGGATGGCCTTATCTTCACCTCTAGCTTACGACCAGCAAATATGGAAGGGTAGACAGAGATCAAATGGATTTGGTGTTTTTAATGATGATTTCAGGGATGCTATCAAAGGTGATGTAAATTCATATGGAAAGGGTTATATTCAAGGCATATTCAACAACAAACATGCTATTGAAACTGGAATAAGGGGTTCGATAGATATCGGTAATGGCGATGGTTTTGCAGACGATGCTAGTGAGACAATAAATTATTTTAATTGCCACGATAACTTGATTCTATATGATAAGCTTGCTATTTCACTTGATGACACCAGTGATATCAATTCATATGTTAAACTGGCCTTAGGGATCATTATGTTATCTTTCGGTAAGCCATTTATTTACGAAGGAAATGAGTTTAATCACAGCAAAAAAAATGATGCAAATTCATATAGGTCACCGCTTTATATAAATGCTATAAATTGGGAAGATAAGGAAAATAATAAAGAAATTTTCACCTACACCAAAGACTTAATTGCCCTTAGGAAATCTATAGAAGCTTTTAAATATACATCATATGATGAAATAGAAAATAGACTTGATTTTATTGAAGGTCTTGATAATAGCTTAATAGGATACACACTCAATAAGGAATATTTAGTTTTAATAAATGTAAATTGTCATGAAATCTTCATTGACCACGATAAATTAGTAAATTATCTTGGTTCTGAAGGGTATAATAAAATTGAAAAGATTTTTGACAAAGAGGGTATGAATAATATAAGCATAGATATAAGTCATGGTATTAACTTAGAATCTTTGTCAGTAAATGTATATAAGATAGGAGAGGCTTATGGATTATAA
- a CDS encoding phospho-sugar mutase translates to MDYKKIFDTWYEDDRFDEETRKELEAIKDNDEEIKDRFYQSLKFGTAGLRGKLGAGTNRMNKYMVAQATQGFADTIAEGGEEAKKRGVAIAYDVRHKSLEFSKIAAEVFAANGIKVYIHKDIEPTPVCSFTIRELGCVAGVMVTASHNPREYNGYKAYNEEGSQIMDETANKILSYIGDHPDFFEIPRMDFEEGLKDGIIEYVPDEVIDKYISLILDCTINDEGIDKDICVVYSPLNGTGNKLVRRILDERGFTNIHVVKEQENPDPDFTTVGYPNPEDPKAFKYSEELGKKVGADLLLATDPDADRCAVEVKDKNGEYQFLTGNLIGTLLTQYILSGLKDKGELPDKAAVVKSIVTTDLIAPIAAKYDVQKFDVLTGFKNIYDKANELERENSGKFVFGFEESIGYNYKDFVRDKDSVNAAMMITEMAAYYKAKGKSLIDVIGEIYDEHGYYSNEVISIVLEGVDGQERIGRIMTEVRTNPIKEFNGDKVVKVIDYQNDDTGLPKSNVLKYYFGDDSWVTLRPSGTEPKIKIYVNAIADSMDKAKDKKDSIVKHMEAVIDSIK, encoded by the coding sequence ATGGATTATAAGAAAATTTTTGATACTTGGTACGAAGATGACAGGTTTGATGAAGAAACCAGGAAAGAGTTAGAGGCCATTAAAGACAACGATGAAGAAATCAAGGATAGGTTTTATCAATCATTAAAATTCGGTACAGCAGGCCTTAGGGGTAAACTTGGTGCTGGCACAAATAGGATGAACAAGTATATGGTTGCTCAAGCTACTCAAGGTTTTGCAGATACCATAGCTGAAGGCGGAGAAGAAGCTAAGAAACGTGGCGTTGCCATTGCCTATGACGTAAGACATAAATCTCTAGAGTTTTCTAAGATTGCTGCTGAAGTTTTTGCTGCAAATGGAATTAAGGTTTATATCCATAAGGACATAGAACCAACACCAGTATGTTCGTTTACAATTCGTGAACTTGGTTGTGTGGCAGGTGTAATGGTAACAGCATCACACAACCCAAGAGAATACAATGGTTATAAGGCTTATAATGAAGAAGGCAGCCAAATTATGGATGAGACTGCCAACAAGATCTTATCCTATATTGGTGACCACCCAGACTTTTTTGAAATCCCAAGAATGGACTTTGAAGAGGGTCTAAAAGATGGAATTATTGAATATGTTCCAGATGAAGTTATCGATAAATATATTTCTCTAATCCTAGATTGCACAATTAATGATGAGGGAATTGACAAGGATATTTGCGTAGTTTACTCTCCACTTAATGGTACAGGAAATAAACTAGTTAGAAGAATTCTCGACGAGAGAGGATTTACAAATATACATGTTGTTAAAGAACAAGAAAATCCAGATCCAGATTTTACAACTGTTGGATATCCAAACCCTGAAGATCCAAAGGCTTTCAAATATTCAGAAGAATTAGGAAAGAAAGTCGGAGCAGACCTTCTTCTAGCAACAGACCCTGACGCTGATAGGTGTGCTGTAGAAGTTAAGGATAAAAATGGGGAGTATCAGTTTCTAACAGGCAACTTAATAGGTACCCTATTAACCCAATATATTTTATCAGGTCTAAAAGATAAGGGAGAGCTTCCAGATAAGGCTGCAGTTGTTAAGTCAATTGTAACTACAGATTTAATCGCTCCAATTGCTGCTAAGTATGATGTTCAAAAATTCGATGTTCTAACAGGATTTAAGAATATCTATGATAAGGCAAATGAGCTTGAAAGAGAAAATTCAGGCAAGTTTGTGTTTGGTTTTGAAGAATCAATTGGATATAATTACAAAGATTTTGTAAGAGATAAAGATTCTGTAAATGCTGCTATGATGATTACAGAAATGGCTGCATATTACAAAGCTAAGGGCAAGAGCTTAATAGATGTAATAGGAGAAATCTATGATGAGCATGGATATTATTCTAACGAAGTTATATCAATAGTTCTCGAAGGTGTAGATGGCCAAGAAAGAATTGGAAGGATTATGACTGAAGTAAGAACAAATCCTATCAAAGAATTTAATGGCGATAAGGTAGTTAAAGTTATTGACTATCAAAATGATGATACTGGACTTCCAAAATCAAATGTATTGAAATATTACTTTGGAGATGATTCTTGGGTAACATTAAGACCTTCAGGTACAGAGCCAAAGATTAAGATTTATGTAAATGCCATTGCTGATTCTATGGATAAAGCAAAAGATAAGAAAGATTCAATAGTTAAGCACATGGAAGCTGTAATTGACTCTATAAAATAA
- a CDS encoding FHA domain-containing protein yields the protein MEKFFNLIDKVFSINVFGSLTLYQLLSTILKYIFVFVVFYFIYSIIRIIYYDVRTTLKKEQDSDTYLKLINLNDGFSFMVQEYYFLGEDNTIGRDARNTISINDKYLSKFHARILQDESMYFLEDLKSANGTYLNDEKIIDAIELKSGDIIRIGSLKFLFVQGDRDE from the coding sequence ATGGAAAAATTTTTTAATCTTATTGATAAAGTATTTTCAATAAATGTTTTTGGAAGTTTAACTTTATATCAATTATTATCAACAATATTAAAGTATATATTTGTTTTTGTAGTTTTTTATTTTATTTACTCTATTATTAGAATAATATATTACGATGTTAGAACTACACTTAAAAAAGAACAAGATTCTGATACTTATTTAAAATTAATAAATTTGAACGATGGTTTTTCCTTTATGGTTCAAGAATATTACTTTTTGGGAGAAGATAACACTATTGGTAGAGATGCAAGAAATACTATAAGTATTAATGATAAGTATTTATCAAAATTCCATGCTAGAATTCTTCAAGACGAAAGTATGTATTTTCTCGAAGACCTAAAATCAGCAAATGGTACTTATTTAAACGATGAAAAAATCATTGATGCTATAGAACTAAAATCTGGAGATATTATTAGAATAGGATCTCTTAAGTTTTTATTTGTCCAAGGTGATCGAGATGAATAA
- a CDS encoding FtsW/RodA/SpoVE family cell cycle protein: MNKSIDILEKSMRKTRAKANMLLFFFEFLSLSLAMIFNIENLTNMDFYTYLAILAVTLLTSFLVDRFTKSDNILLLIVNMLFSIGVAIIYRLDPKLGRRQLQFYLVGVILFFITYFILKIGNKWDKLILFYAGISIALFIITLVFGTYLWGAKNWIIIGNKFSIQPSEFIKVPLAFFIASFYTNFNQISLKPFGRYFMNFMIYVFIGFLFLQKDLGTALIFFGVLILSQFVYEKDRKLIFVNMFFMIMGSIAAYFLFGHVRIRVATWLDPWSDIDVTGYQITQALFATASGGLFGTGIGLGRPDYIPVAESDFIFSAICEEMGVFMGIGVVLLFMILVYRAIKISLIQQNKFYSVLAFCIGVLFALQTFIILGGVLKLIPLTGVTLPFISQGGSSMLAGFILLGCLQYCGEEIKEVGENDR; encoded by the coding sequence ATGAATAAATCGATAGATATATTAGAAAAGTCAATGAGAAAAACTAGGGCCAAGGCAAATATGCTTTTATTTTTCTTTGAGTTTTTGTCTTTGTCTTTGGCGATGATTTTCAATATAGAAAATCTAACAAATATGGATTTTTATACCTATCTAGCAATTTTGGCAGTAACTCTTCTTACTTCATTTTTGGTAGATAGGTTTACAAAGTCTGATAATATTTTGCTACTAATAGTAAATATGTTATTTTCAATTGGTGTTGCCATTATATATAGACTGGATCCAAAGTTAGGTAGGAGACAACTGCAATTTTACTTAGTTGGAGTAATTTTATTTTTTATTACCTATTTTATATTAAAAATTGGTAATAAATGGGATAAATTAATATTATTCTACGCCGGGATATCAATAGCTTTATTTATTATAACACTTGTATTTGGTACTTATCTATGGGGTGCTAAGAACTGGATTATAATTGGTAATAAATTTAGTATCCAACCTTCAGAGTTTATAAAAGTGCCCCTAGCATTTTTTATAGCAAGTTTTTATACTAACTTCAACCAAATAAGTCTTAAGCCCTTTGGCAGGTATTTTATGAACTTCATGATTTATGTATTCATAGGATTCTTGTTTCTTCAAAAAGACTTGGGAACTGCTTTGATATTTTTTGGTGTTTTAATTTTAAGCCAATTTGTTTATGAAAAGGACAGAAAACTTATATTTGTAAATATGTTTTTTATGATAATGGGTTCTATAGCTGCATATTTCTTGTTTGGTCACGTTAGAATAAGGGTTGCAACTTGGCTAGATCCATGGTCAGACATTGACGTTACTGGATACCAAATAACTCAAGCACTATTTGCAACAGCAAGTGGGGGACTTTTTGGAACAGGAATTGGCCTTGGAAGACCAGATTATATACCAGTGGCGGAATCAGATTTCATTTTCTCTGCTATTTGCGAAGAAATGGGTGTTTTCATGGGCATAGGAGTAGTCCTATTATTTATGATTCTCGTTTATAGGGCGATAAAAATATCTCTTATTCAACAAAATAAATTCTATTCTGTCTTAGCTTTTTGTATAGGGGTTTTATTTGCGCTTCAAACTTTTATAATTTTAGGAGGGGTATTAAAATTAATTCCACTAACAGGTGTAACCCTACCATTTATTAGCCAGGGTGGATCATCCATGCTTGCAGGTTTTATCCTTCTTGGCTGTCTCCAATATTGTGGAGAAGAAATAAAGGAAGTAGGCGAAAATGACAGATAA
- a CDS encoding peptidoglycan D,D-transpeptidase FtsI family protein: protein MTDNKTNKKRTDNKTLLDKIKELEEKQRYKENSQLKVLTKSTLNKRLVFVMVFFVFLFMFVALYLVYFQLFKAKSLADNSHNRRLWLNEDLVKRGSIYDRNENVLAYSEKDESGKQVRIYNYPEASAPVTGYSSNTYGKTGIEKSYNKELLAISGENFSNFRKMVVKNDTGNDLHLSLDQNIQNIVYNYLSAYKGSCVIMNPSTGQILAMVSTPSFNPNTLDNDWNNLIQTTDGRLVNRATLGMYRPGSTFKIITSASILDNKIDTFYNDKGSEVIQGYEIKNYDDQIFGNLDLRSAFVNSANTYFANKAVNLGKDKLARTSEKFVFNKDYKFDLDKNSSVIPFKDLNEADLAMTGFGYGKTQMTPLHMAMITSAIANNGVMMKPRLVDKITNKEKDVVYEAENEILSKATSEDTANTIRDMMVEVVNSGTGTNAYLNWVQLAGKTGTADKADGNVDAWFVGFAPAYEPKIAFAMVIEDSQGTGGEVAAPLARNIVRDIFNTISFN from the coding sequence ATGACAGATAATAAAACAAACAAAAAAAGAACTGATAATAAAACTCTTTTAGATAAAATCAAGGAGCTTGAAGAAAAACAGAGATATAAGGAAAATAGCCAACTTAAGGTTCTGACAAAATCAACATTAAATAAAAGACTTGTTTTTGTAATGGTATTTTTTGTGTTTTTGTTTATGTTTGTAGCTTTATACTTAGTTTATTTCCAATTATTTAAGGCAAAATCTTTGGCAGATAATTCTCATAATAGGAGACTCTGGTTAAATGAGGATTTAGTTAAAAGGGGAAGTATATACGATAGAAACGAAAATGTTCTAGCCTATAGCGAGAAAGATGAGTCAGGAAAACAAGTAAGGATTTATAATTATCCTGAAGCCTCAGCTCCAGTTACAGGATATTCTTCCAATACTTACGGGAAAACAGGAATTGAAAAATCTTATAATAAAGAACTCCTTGCAATAAGTGGAGAAAATTTTAGTAATTTTAGAAAAATGGTTGTCAAAAACGATACAGGAAATGATCTCCATTTAAGTTTGGATCAAAATATTCAAAATATAGTCTATAATTACTTAAGTGCCTACAAGGGTTCTTGTGTTATTATGAATCCAAGTACTGGTCAAATTCTAGCAATGGTTTCAACACCAAGTTTTAACCCGAATACTTTAGACAATGATTGGAATAATCTAATCCAAACAACAGATGGTAGGCTAGTCAATAGGGCAACACTTGGTATGTATAGACCGGGTTCAACCTTTAAAATAATAACTTCTGCATCAATTTTAGATAATAAGATAGATACATTTTATAATGATAAAGGAAGTGAAGTTATTCAAGGTTATGAAATAAAAAACTATGATGATCAAATTTTTGGTAATCTTGACCTAAGATCGGCATTTGTAAACTCTGCAAATACTTATTTTGCAAACAAAGCTGTTAATTTAGGCAAAGATAAGCTTGCTAGGACAAGTGAAAAATTTGTTTTCAATAAAGACTATAAATTTGACTTAGATAAAAATAGCTCAGTTATTCCTTTCAAGGACTTAAATGAAGCGGATCTAGCGATGACGGGATTTGGTTATGGTAAGACACAGATGACACCACTTCATATGGCGATGATTACATCCGCCATTGCCAATAATGGTGTTATGATGAAGCCTAGACTTGTAGATAAGATTACAAACAAAGAAAAAGATGTTGTTTATGAGGCAGAAAACGAAATTTTATCAAAGGCAACAAGTGAAGATACTGCAAATACAATTAGAGATATGATGGTTGAAGTAGTTAATTCAGGAACCGGAACTAATGCTTATCTAAATTGGGTACAACTAGCCGGAAAAACAGGAACAGCCGATAAGGCTGATGGAAATGTTGATGCTTGGTTTGTTGGATTTGCTCCAGCTTATGAGCCAAAGATAGCCTTTGCTATGGTAATAGAAGATAGCCAAGGCACAGGTGGTGAAGTGGCTGCGCCTTTAGCAAGAAATATAGTTAGGGATATTTTTAATACAATATCATTTAACTAA
- a CDS encoding NAD(+)/NADH kinase, with protein MTNIINIFKNKSRYTNTIFQRTKKILESNGYQISADFNPNAFLNLVIGGDGTFLNAVHLSNFSSIPFIGINTGHLGFYQEIEVDMLEEFVDALKKHQYKVEELTVLQSKINNKSINAINEVVVKSKKNQIIRLKVFIDGNFIEAYSGDGLIISTPHGSTAYNLSANGAILHQSLNGFQLTPIAPVYSNLNKSLKCPVVLPNDATVEISVSKRDNYHTIFIFDGREFYTKDFKISIGVSPNKINKLILNKNHYWTNIKNKLM; from the coding sequence ATGACAAATATAATTAATATTTTTAAAAACAAATCTAGGTATACAAACACAATCTTTCAGAGAACAAAAAAAATATTAGAGTCCAACGGTTATCAAATTAGCGCAGATTTTAACCCCAACGCTTTTTTAAATCTTGTAATAGGAGGTGACGGTACCTTCTTAAATGCAGTTCATCTTTCAAATTTTTCTTCTATCCCCTTCATAGGAATAAACACTGGTCACCTCGGATTCTACCAAGAAATTGAGGTAGACATGCTAGAAGAATTTGTAGATGCTCTAAAAAAACATCAATACAAAGTTGAAGAACTAACAGTTCTTCAATCAAAAATTAACAACAAGAGTATAAATGCAATCAATGAAGTAGTTGTTAAATCTAAGAAAAACCAAATTATTAGACTAAAAGTTTTTATAGACGGCAATTTTATTGAGGCTTATTCTGGAGACGGTCTGATAATTTCTACTCCACACGGATCTACTGCTTACAATTTATCAGCAAATGGAGCTATTTTGCACCAATCACTCAATGGTTTTCAGCTAACTCCAATTGCTCCTGTATATTCAAATTTAAACAAGTCACTAAAGTGTCCTGTTGTACTTCCAAATGATGCGACAGTTGAAATATCTGTTTCAAAGAGAGATAACTACCATACAATTTTTATTTTTGATGGCAGAGAATTCTATACTAAAGATTTCAAAATTAGCATAGGTGTTTCCCCAAATAAAATAAATAAGCTTATTCTTAATAAAAACCATTACTGGACTAATATCAAAAATAAGCTTATGTGA
- a CDS encoding RluA family pseudouridine synthase, giving the protein MKYIKFKNSKKISLKKFLKEKSISMRAYQELIKGGIFVNDEPTFKNISLKEGDTIKIFIEDENLDYKPIEGDLKIVYEDDNLLVVNKPSGLTVNSNNQVSLANYLAYYFKENNIKAKIRLISRLDMNTSGLMMVAKNKYAQAYYQKQLEENKITKKYLAYIKGELNIDKLYKIRLAYDESSKSYRENNDGKEAITYFKSIEVGGKYSIIECDIKTGKTHQIRASLSNLKYPIIGDLLYGSEYQFERFLLHSYYLQFIEFLSQESIILEDFHDFKPFLIKL; this is encoded by the coding sequence ATGAAATATATAAAATTTAAAAATTCTAAGAAAATATCTTTAAAAAAGTTCCTAAAAGAAAAATCAATATCTATGAGAGCTTATCAAGAACTCATTAAGGGAGGAATATTTGTCAATGACGAACCAACATTCAAAAATATTTCTCTTAAAGAAGGAGATACTATAAAAATATTTATAGAAGATGAAAACTTAGACTACAAACCTATTGAAGGTGATTTAAAGATTGTTTATGAGGACGATAATCTGCTTGTAGTTAATAAGCCTAGTGGACTTACTGTAAACTCTAATAATCAAGTAAGTCTAGCAAATTATTTGGCGTATTATTTCAAAGAAAATAATATAAAAGCAAAAATTAGGTTGATTTCAAGACTTGATATGAATACTTCGGGTCTTATGATGGTTGCAAAGAATAAGTACGCTCAGGCTTATTATCAAAAACAACTAGAAGAAAATAAGATAACAAAAAAATATCTTGCATATATTAAAGGTGAATTAAATATAGATAAGCTCTATAAAATTAGGCTTGCCTATGATGAGTCAAGCAAGTCCTATAGAGAAAATAATGATGGTAAGGAAGCCATTACATATTTTAAGTCCATAGAAGTAGGGGGAAAATATTCTATAATTGAATGTGATATAAAGACAGGAAAAACCCACCAAATCAGAGCTAGTCTTTCAAATTTGAAATATCCAATAATAGGTGACCTTCTATATGGTTCAGAATATCAATTTGAAAGATTTCTCCTACATTCATATTATTTGCAATTTATAGAATTTTTAAGTCAGGAAAGTATTATCCTTGAGGATTTCCATGATTTTAAGCCCTTTTTAATTAAATTGTGA
- a CDS encoding YtxH domain-containing protein: protein MSLQDYIESKAKAKQREIKYEIWKAKNHDSRMRGQGLLVGALVGAAAGILFAPKSGKQTREDLKEAFNDTVDTVRDTTYDVIDQAKDGYEDLKYRAYTDLQPIKDGIEYGAEVAKDTGRQIKEASKEVKDSLADGAKDVKEIVKESAGEISKVADEKKEEISKEVKDTKEDVEEGAKEIKDEAKETKEKVKENDLKVKHKNI, encoded by the coding sequence ATGTCATTACAAGATTATATTGAAAGCAAAGCAAAAGCTAAACAAAGAGAAATTAAATACGAAATATGGAAAGCTAAAAATCATGACTCAAGAATGAGAGGCCAAGGTCTTTTAGTAGGTGCACTTGTAGGTGCAGCTGCAGGCATTTTATTTGCCCCAAAATCTGGCAAACAAACTAGAGAAGATTTAAAAGAAGCTTTTAATGATACAGTAGATACTGTTAGAGATACAACTTACGACGTAATCGATCAAGCAAAAGATGGTTATGAAGATTTAAAATATAGAGCTTATACAGATCTTCAACCAATTAAAGATGGTATTGAATATGGCGCAGAAGTTGCAAAAGATACAGGTAGACAAATAAAAGAAGCCTCTAAAGAGGTAAAAGATTCTCTTGCTGATGGAGCAAAAGACGTAAAAGAAATAGTTAAAGAAAGTGCTGGAGAAATTTCTAAGGTTGCTGATGAGAAGAAAGAAGAAATCTCAAAAGAAGTAAAAGATACCAAAGAAGATGTAGAAGAAGGCGCAAAAGAAATAAAAGATGAAGCTAAAGAAACAAAAGAAAAGGTAAAAGAGAACGATTTAAAAGTAAAACATAAAAATATTTAG
- a CDS encoding LacI family DNA-binding transcriptional regulator, whose translation MGQPTIKDVAKLAGVSISTVSRVMNNSKPVSPEARRKVVDAINKLDFKPNELARSLVMRKSNLVGVIVKDIGIEYMAQLIRGIEEIGRVYKYDILLTSSYGEDKQVENSIDFLATKQVEGLVIITEDISTEILVKLRETRIPFVILDKYHNYKNIKTVKVDYETEEYKLISSLTEAGHKNILLLAGKDQNVINESMINGYEKAVGKDNSYILRIDGMSSDDGYSNAGEAVKIIKEKNISAVACVNDEMAIGFMNYCVDHGIKVPDDLSVVGFGDNKVASIYRPKLTTVSIPYYDIGAISIRALIKRIKKESDILEDDWIIDAQINKRESTKVIS comes from the coding sequence ATGGGACAGCCAACAATCAAAGACGTAGCTAAGCTTGCAGGCGTATCTATATCTACGGTTTCTAGGGTTATGAACAATTCAAAACCTGTTAGTCCAGAAGCAAGAAGAAAAGTAGTAGATGCAATTAATAAGCTTGACTTTAAACCAAATGAATTAGCTAGATCCTTAGTAATGAGAAAATCAAACCTTGTAGGTGTAATTGTTAAGGATATTGGAATTGAATACATGGCTCAACTAATAAGGGGCATAGAAGAAATAGGTAGGGTATACAAATATGATATCTTGCTTACAAGCTCTTATGGCGAAGATAAACAAGTCGAAAACTCTATAGACTTTTTAGCAACCAAACAAGTTGAGGGCTTAGTAATTATTACTGAAGATATATCTACAGAAATACTTGTAAAACTTAGAGAAACAAGAATACCTTTTGTAATCTTAGATAAGTATCATAACTATAAAAACATAAAAACTGTTAAAGTTGATTATGAGACTGAGGAATATAAACTTATATCTAGTCTAACAGAAGCAGGTCATAAAAACATATTATTGCTTGCAGGTAAAGATCAAAACGTAATCAATGAGTCTATGATAAATGGTTATGAAAAGGCTGTAGGTAAGGATAATTCTTATATCTTAAGAATAGATGGAATGTCAAGCGACGATGGATATTCAAATGCAGGTGAAGCTGTAAAAATTATTAAGGAAAAAAATATTAGCGCAGTTGCCTGTGTGAATGATGAGATGGCAATTGGTTTTATGAACTATTGTGTTGACCACGGAATTAAAGTCCCTGATGACCTATCTGTTGTAGGATTTGGTGATAACAAAGTTGCCAGCATATACAGACCAAAATTAACCACAGTTTCTATTCCATATTATGATATAGGTGCAATTTCTATAAGAGCATTAATTAAAAGAATCAAGAAGGAATCAGATATTTTAGAAGATGATTGGATCATTGATGCTCAAATAAACAAAAGGGAATCAACCAAAGTTATTAGTTAA
- a CDS encoding HPr family phosphocarrier protein, with the protein MAERTVVVTNETGLHARPAASLVQFVKNYPGEVTIIKDEKEANAKSIFNVMSLGIAKGTEIKLIVEGDDEEKFADELVEFVENLAE; encoded by the coding sequence ATGGCAGAAAGAACAGTAGTTGTTACAAATGAGACAGGTTTACACGCTAGACCAGCAGCATCATTAGTACAATTCGTAAAAAACTATCCAGGTGAAGTTACAATTATAAAAGATGAGAAAGAAGCTAATGCAAAGAGCATCTTCAATGTTATGAGCCTTGGAATAGCTAAAGGAACTGAAATTAAACTAATCGTAGAAGGCGATGATGAAGAAAAATTTGCTGACGAATTAGTAGAATTTGTTGAGAATTTAGCTGAATAA